A region from the Manihot esculenta cultivar AM560-2 chromosome 13, M.esculenta_v8, whole genome shotgun sequence genome encodes:
- the LOC110630283 gene encoding UPF0496 protein At2g18630, with translation MMGGQSSKKKGVEPPPPPAPPPPSTSPLQIKSNSQYTADLRSYEDACKLDPDLQSFDNALHERTTRVINSLATGVGARSLSFDSLKEVTNSLLDINQDVVEVILECREDIWKNKDLLSLVEEYFKSSAKTLDFCTSLENCLKRARNSQLIIQVALRQFEEEVAFQDGVVEKKYTKTLDELRKFKAVGDPFTEEFFILFQSVYKQHESLLEKLKLQKRKLDKKLKNMKTWRRVSNVLFVATFVAVLIFSVVAAAMAAPPVVTALAGALAVPIGSVGKWCNSLWNRYMKEVKEQKELVSSMRVRTFIAIKDMDNIRLLVNKLEVEIESLLQNASIALMEENALKLVIDEIKKKLDVFMQSIEDLGEHAGKCSRDITQARAVMSQKIIRYLDQ, from the coding sequence ATGATGGGGGGACAATCTAGCAAGAAAAAAGGCGTTGAACCTCCACCACCACCCGCACCACCTCCGCCATCTACATCACCTCTCCAAATTAAAAGCAATTCCCAGTACACAGCAGACTTGAGATCATATGAGGATGCTTGTAAGCTTGATCCAGACCTGCAATCCTTTGATAACGCCCTCCATGAAAGGACTACCCGTGTAATAAACAGCCTTGCTACTGGTGTTGGTGCTAGATCACTGTCTTTTGACTCTCTCAAAGAGGTCACCAATAGCCTTCTTGACATTAATCAAGATGTGGTTGAAGTTATATTGGAATGCAGGGAAGATATATGGAAAAATAAAGATTTGCTTTCTTTGGTGGAGGAGTACTTTAAGAGTAGTGCCAAAACATTGGATTTTTGTACTTCTCTTGAGAATTGTCTTAAGCGAGCTCGAAATAGTCAATTGATCATACAGGTTGCTCTCAGGCAGTTTGAGGAAGAAGTAGCATTTCAAGATGGGGTTGTAGAGAAGAAGTATACAAAGACATTAGATGAATTACGCAAGTTCAAGGCAGTTGGTGATCCTTTCACTGAGGAGTTCTTTATACTTTTCCAGTCGGTGTATAAGCAGCATGAATCCTTGTTAGAGAAATTGAAACTTCAAAAGAGGAAGCTTGATAAAAAATTGAAGAACATGAAGACATGGAGGAGGGTATCAAATGTGTTATTTGTTGCTACTTTTGTTGCTGTGTTGATTTTCTCAGTAGTGGCAGCCGCCATGGCTGCGCCGCCTGTTGTAACAGCTTTGGCAGGTGCACTAGCTGTTCCAATTGGCTCAGTGGGGAAATGGTGCAACTCACTTTGGAATCGCTATATGAAAGAAGTGAAGGAGCAGAAGGAGTTGGTGAGCTCAATGCGAGTTCGAACATTCATTGCAATCAAGGATATGGATAATATAAGACTACTTGTCAACAAATTGGAAGTGGAAATTGAATCACTCTTGCAAAATGCTAGCATTGCTCTTATGGAAGAGAATGCTTTGAAGCTTGTGATAGATGAGATCAAGAAGAAGCTGGATGTATTCATGCAATCCATTGAGGATTTAGGTGAACATGCTGGTAAGTGTAGCCGCGACATAACACAGGCGAGGGCAGTGATGTCGCAGAAAATTATCAGGTATCTTGACCAGTGA